A single Sporolituus thermophilus DSM 23256 DNA region contains:
- a CDS encoding tetratricopeptide repeat protein, giving the protein MEYILISVFTILLTTFLVYKIANRIFNVPLRKKPLFLCAACALFISLVLPRIVVGVTGLLGTLVVLALFAVLFAYFIAYYDNHDQSPPVAEIPVEKGLMDEKVATVETAEGPLPKDNARTPEEQDTIIQTTLNGQEVTVSPPSVRSDLSDQPLSDALDDLLDYAFQQKEAGNLCLALKYFQQALKLYPDNEVSPLIVVEIGSILKNKGQYDEAIKVFVEGRNLPALRSNSTVQQDFINTIAYLRIVRNVLLQRRLGFIPYGEIPAAVFDEIDAEFREWRKLT; this is encoded by the coding sequence GTGGAATACATATTAATTAGCGTTTTTACAATACTTTTGACAACATTTCTGGTTTATAAAATTGCCAATCGTATATTTAACGTTCCTCTGCGAAAGAAACCACTCTTTCTTTGTGCTGCCTGCGCTCTATTCATTAGTTTGGTATTGCCGCGTATTGTTGTAGGTGTTACGGGATTGCTAGGTACGCTAGTAGTTTTGGCACTGTTTGCCGTTTTGTTTGCTTATTTTATTGCTTATTACGATAATCATGACCAATCCCCACCTGTTGCAGAAATACCTGTAGAAAAAGGCTTGATGGACGAAAAGGTAGCTACCGTAGAAACCGCGGAGGGCCCGCTACCGAAGGATAATGCCCGAACGCCGGAAGAGCAAGATACCATTATCCAAACAACTTTGAACGGTCAGGAGGTTACTGTGTCTCCTCCTTCCGTACGGTCCGATTTAAGTGACCAACCTCTGTCAGATGCACTGGATGATTTACTGGATTATGCTTTTCAGCAAAAAGAAGCAGGTAATCTTTGTTTAGCTCTAAAATATTTCCAACAGGCTCTAAAGCTCTATCCTGATAATGAGGTTAGCCCTTTGATAGTCGTAGAGATTGGGAGCATTTTAAAAAATAAAGGACAGTATGACGAAGCAATTAAGGTATTTGTCGAGGGACGCAATTTACCGGCGCTAAGGTCTAACAGCACTGTGCAACAGGATTTTATCAATACCATTGCATACCTGCGAATTGTTCGCAATGTTTTGTTACAGCGCCGTTTGGGATTTATCCCGTATGGAGAAATTCCTGCAGCGGTATTCGATGAAATTGACGCTGAGTTTCGTGAATGGCGAAAGTTGACTTAA
- a CDS encoding aminotransferase class I/II-fold pyridoxal phosphate-dependent enzyme: protein MPHFSKELYDLRTEAMRRAQPFFAMADAIAEENTARILAVFRKHQVTDFHFRSTTGYGYDDAGRDKLDRIWADVCGAEKALFRIQFVSGTHALATVLFGLLRPGDELVSVTGSPYDTMRTVIGYPQVTPGSLRELGIDYREVPMGESGPDLNAIAAAIRPKTKMVLIQRSRGYSLRTPLNIDDISKICDCVKSLKKDCICFVDNCYGEFVEKAEPTAVGADIMAGSLIKNPGGGFAPSGGYIAGKADLVELAAFRLTAPGIGSELGASLVDNRLLYQGLFMAPHIVAQAVKGAIFAAAFFSLLNYKTRPLPEERRSDIIQAIELGSPEKMIAFCRGLQKYSPVNAHFQPEPSVIPGYSDAVIMAAGTFVQGASIELSADGPIRPPYAIYLQGGLTFEHAVLGVMGAAAEITGMKK, encoded by the coding sequence TTGCCACACTTTAGTAAAGAACTTTACGATCTTCGCACTGAGGCCATGCGCCGTGCGCAGCCCTTTTTCGCCATGGCTGATGCTATTGCTGAAGAAAATACCGCCCGGATCCTGGCGGTTTTTCGCAAACACCAAGTGACAGATTTTCATTTTCGTTCCACTACTGGTTATGGTTACGACGATGCGGGGCGTGATAAACTGGACCGAATTTGGGCGGATGTATGTGGTGCTGAAAAAGCGCTTTTCCGTATTCAGTTTGTCTCCGGAACTCATGCATTAGCGACTGTGTTATTTGGCCTTTTGCGGCCAGGCGACGAACTTGTAAGTGTTACCGGGTCGCCTTACGACACAATGCGCACTGTTATTGGGTACCCACAGGTAACACCAGGCTCTTTACGTGAGCTCGGGATAGATTACCGGGAAGTACCTATGGGAGAGAGCGGACCAGACTTAAATGCTATTGCTGCGGCTATACGTCCTAAAACAAAAATGGTTCTGATCCAGCGTTCACGGGGATATAGTTTACGTACTCCCCTCAATATTGACGATATCAGCAAGATTTGCGACTGTGTTAAAAGCTTGAAGAAGGATTGTATTTGTTTTGTTGATAACTGTTACGGCGAGTTTGTGGAAAAAGCCGAACCCACTGCAGTAGGCGCTGATATTATGGCTGGCTCGTTAATCAAGAACCCCGGAGGAGGATTTGCTCCGAGCGGGGGATATATCGCCGGTAAAGCAGACTTAGTAGAACTAGCCGCTTTTCGGTTAACCGCGCCAGGAATAGGAAGTGAGCTAGGTGCTTCACTCGTTGATAACCGGTTACTTTATCAAGGGCTTTTTATGGCACCGCACATCGTAGCCCAAGCGGTGAAAGGAGCTATTTTCGCGGCGGCTTTCTTTTCTTTATTAAATTATAAGACCAGACCGCTGCCAGAAGAACGGCGCAGCGATATCATACAGGCCATTGAATTAGGCTCTCCAGAAAAAATGATCGCATTTTGCCGGGGATTACAGAAATATTCCCCCGTCAATGCCCATTTTCAACCTGAGCCCAGCGTTATACCCGGTTATAGTGACGCCGTCATCATGGCTGCCGGTACGTTTGTTCAAGGGGCATCTATTGAACTAAGCGCCGACGGCCCAATACGTCCTCCATATGCCATTTATCTGCAGGGGGGACTTACATTCGAGCATGCCGTTCTTGGTGTAATGGGAGCCGCAGCCGAGATAACAGGTATGAAAAAATAG
- the hflX gene encoding GTPase HflX: MAEIHGDIAGLRKSTISRLEKLYDFVVPSGQVATGEIIQLLAELSGELKREIALYLNRRGQVIRVAIGDATTVGLPQANGRRALNRLSGLRCLHTHPSGDSQLSDVDLASLREMRFDLMAALGVEGGAVKQVSFGYISGCRNDELLVQTVGPVRLEDFILLDFSFLLKQIEDQLVHRKQASEAIKPERALLVGIEKGTGWNISDSLKELAQLAETAGAQVVDIISQRRERPDAAFFIGRGKVHEINLLRQSKDINLIIFDDELSPAQQRNLEQALGIKVLDRTALILDIFAQRARTREGKLQVELAQLRYNLPRLGGQGLVLSRLGGGIGTRGPGETKLEVDKRRIRERIADIEAEIEQIKKHRNLHRERRQNANLPTLALVGYTNAGKSTLLNTLTNAGVLAEDKLFATLDPTTRRFKLPNGQEALLTDTVGFIQKLPHQLIAAFRATLEEVVHADLLLHIVDASYPRYEEQMGSVFEVLRELQADTKDIITVFNKIDKIENPNIIARLVREPDSVAISALTGLGIDSLLEQVQNKLRNITTDVCLVIPYSETGLVNQLYELGSVISIDYKTENIVVHAQLPHQFRKRFEPYMKQE, encoded by the coding sequence ATGGCTGAGATTCATGGAGACATAGCTGGATTAAGAAAATCGACTATTTCCCGGCTGGAAAAGCTGTACGATTTCGTTGTACCTTCCGGTCAGGTTGCTACAGGAGAGATTATTCAACTTTTGGCTGAACTATCGGGCGAATTGAAGCGGGAAATAGCTCTCTATCTTAATCGCCGCGGCCAAGTTATTCGGGTAGCCATTGGGGATGCGACAACCGTAGGGCTTCCTCAGGCTAATGGGCGGCGTGCTTTAAACCGGTTAAGCGGCCTTCGATGTTTGCATACCCATCCCAGCGGTGATAGCCAGTTAAGTGATGTCGATCTGGCGTCGTTACGGGAAATGCGCTTTGATTTGATGGCTGCTTTGGGAGTTGAAGGTGGCGCCGTAAAACAAGTAAGTTTTGGTTATATCAGCGGCTGTCGGAATGACGAACTCCTTGTCCAAACTGTTGGACCGGTACGGTTAGAGGACTTTATTCTGCTGGATTTTTCCTTTTTGCTGAAACAGATTGAAGATCAGTTGGTCCACAGAAAACAAGCGAGCGAAGCTATTAAACCTGAGCGCGCCCTACTCGTAGGTATCGAAAAGGGCACTGGCTGGAATATTTCAGATTCTTTAAAAGAACTTGCTCAACTGGCGGAAACGGCCGGCGCACAGGTAGTAGATATAATCTCGCAGCGGCGTGAGCGGCCGGATGCCGCATTTTTTATCGGCCGCGGGAAAGTACACGAAATTAATCTCCTGCGTCAGTCCAAGGATATAAATCTAATCATTTTTGATGACGAACTGTCGCCAGCCCAACAACGTAACCTAGAACAGGCTTTGGGTATAAAAGTACTTGACCGCACGGCATTAATTTTAGATATTTTTGCTCAACGGGCGCGGACACGTGAGGGAAAGTTGCAAGTTGAACTGGCCCAACTTCGCTATAACCTGCCGCGTTTGGGCGGACAAGGTTTGGTATTGTCGCGGCTAGGTGGTGGAATTGGTACACGGGGCCCCGGCGAAACGAAACTCGAAGTCGATAAGCGACGTATTCGCGAGAGAATTGCCGATATCGAGGCTGAGATTGAGCAAATAAAAAAACATCGCAATTTGCATCGTGAACGTCGACAGAATGCCAATCTTCCTACGCTAGCGCTAGTAGGTTACACGAATGCCGGGAAATCGACACTGCTAAATACGTTGACCAACGCAGGCGTTCTGGCGGAGGATAAGCTTTTTGCCACTCTTGATCCTACAACTCGTCGGTTCAAGCTGCCAAACGGGCAAGAGGCATTACTTACCGATACCGTGGGGTTTATCCAAAAGCTACCGCATCAGCTAATTGCTGCATTTCGAGCAACTTTGGAAGAAGTGGTGCATGCTGATCTTTTACTGCATATTGTCGATGCGAGCTATCCGCGGTATGAGGAGCAAATGGGTTCGGTCTTTGAGGTATTGCGGGAACTTCAGGCAGATACCAAGGATATCATCACCGTCTTTAATAAAATTGATAAAATTGAAAACCCCAATATTATTGCTCGTCTCGTGCGCGAACCTGACAGTGTTGCCATATCAGCCCTAACCGGCTTGGGAATTGATAGCCTACTAGAGCAAGTGCAAAATAAGTTAAGAAATATTACCACAGATGTATGTTTGGTTATACCTTATTCCGAGACCGGACTCGTCAATCAGTTGTATGAACTTGGCTCTGTTATCAGCATTGATTATAAAACAGAAAATATTGTTGTCCACGCACAGTTACCTCACCAATTTCGAAAGCGTTTTGAACCCTATATGAAACAGGAGTGA